One genomic segment of Cyprinus carpio isolate SPL01 unplaced genomic scaffold, ASM1834038v1 S000006769, whole genome shotgun sequence includes these proteins:
- the LOC109045536 gene encoding olfactory receptor 146-like, protein MDNLTSTNSILLMEGLKVTPQSSYTIFILLLLIYVFAMGCNIGLIILISTDKNLHHPMHFLFCNLPLNDILGTTVMLPRLLQDILREASERYMTYVECVVQAYFVHIFAAASHYVLMIMAFDRYVAICNPLRYTAIMTNKMVVKLSVSAWGLSVFIVSIMLGLTIRLSRCRSKIENPFCVNALLFKLSCESVVINNIFGIIYTVIVFTFSLGSVFITYTKIASVCITSKNKALNSKAIKTCSTHIAVYIIMFVSCATMVFLHRFPEYSESRKLASIMFHIVPPGLNPLVYGLQTKEIRQKFIKLWYRNKVNLK, encoded by the coding sequence ATGGACAACCTGAcatccacaaacagcattctcctCATGGAAGGACTGAAAGTTACACCTCAGTCCTCTTATACCATTTTCATCTTGCTTCTATTGATTTATGTGTTTGCAATGGGATGTAACATTGGACTAATAATACTGATCTCAACTGATAAAAATCTGCATCATCCTATGCATTTTTTGTTCTGCAATTTGCCACTGAATGATATACTAGGAACCACTGTCATGTTGCCACGCTTACTTCAGGACATTTTAAGGGAAGCCTCAGAGCGCTACATGACATATGTGGAGTGTGTTGTTCAAGCATATTTTGTACACATATTTGCAGCCGCAAGTCACTATGTGCTGATGATCATGGCCTTTGACAGATACGTGGCTATATGTAATCCACTGCGATACACAGCCATAATGACCAATAAAATGGTAGTAAAACTATCAGTATCAGCCTGGGGACTGTCAGTATTCATAGTGTCTATTATGTTAGGTCTCACTATACGACTGTCTCGCTGCAGATCTAAAATTGAAAACCCTTTCTGTGTTAATGCCTTACTGTTCAAACTGTCCTGTGAAAGTGTggtcattaataatatatttggaattatttatactgtaattgtttttactttttcacttGGGTCTGTATTTATAACATACACCAAGATTGCTAGTGTATGCATAACCAGCAAAAACAAAGCACTCAACAGCAAAGCCATAAAAACCTGTAGCACCCACATAGCTGTTTATATAATCATGTTTGTTTCCTGTGCAACCATGGTTTTTCTCCATCGTTTTCCTGAATACTCTGAAAGCAGGAAACTAGCTAGTATAATGTTTCATATAGTACCACCAGGACTAAATCCTTTAGTATATGGTTTACAAACCAAAGAAATAAGACAAAAGTTTATAAAACTTTGGTACAGAAATAAAGTTaatcttaaataa